TAAGAAACTAACACTAATATACAAGAGATTTGTGCCAAAAGTTTCCTATATGATCAGTTTTGATATGAAACTCATCATAAGCTCAAATGTAACAGCTTCAGTAAGTCGCATGTTACATACCTTTGGTAATCTCGTTTTGTTTATATTCCTAGCTCCCTTAATTTGTATGTAgcaatatgtatgtatatatatatatacactattgGTTTGTGTTTCGTATAAATATACAGAAATTATACATGACAGAGCCTTTTTAACAGCTACAAGAATATATGAAGGCTAGGTCTAAGCAACGGTCAACTATGGAAGCCTGGAAGGTAGTCGAACCTGGCTGATTCGTGTTTGACCCATGTGTTGACTTTCTCGGCTTCACGGCCAAGTCTTTGCTCCTCCAATCTCGCTGCCTTAAGCTGATGCTCTTGCTCCTTCAAGGAGAAGGTGCTTGCGTCAGATAGAAATTTGTCATCGCCTGTTGGCAAGCTCCGGTCACCGGTTGTACTTTCATAGGTATCTGGATGGCTAGAGCAGCACAAGCTTGAGCCCATGTGGATCAAACTAAATCGTTGATGGAAAGAAGTAACCAGATAggaataaataaaagaaaacttgtTGAAGGTTGAAATTCAAGAACAAATTAGAGAGAGGGGAAGATAAGAGGTCGGTTTGGTGTTGGACTAGAATGTTTTGTTGGCTGAATATtagtggtttataaaaataaaaagaaaacttgcttcatttctaaaatatttgtGTAATGAAGTGTGAcatcaataataaaacaaaacgatttgtattatatttattgtcatTGACTATTCTTTCCAAATGGTTGCGCTATTAATTAAAATTGAGAACCATATTAAggatcatataaaatataagcaAGTGTATAAGGTAGCTCACTATAAAGTAGAAGTGTGTGAATCATTAGCAtgttatttttaatgtattttgactggtataattttttatatagtttaattgAAATTCActaacaaatttatatgttgaataaaatttaatctaatttacaatatatagaAATCAGGGCTGGCAAATAAACCAAATCTGAAAATCCAAACCTGATCCAATAAAAATGAACCCGAACCGATCTAAACCCGATATAAATACCGAATGGttcttgttttatggtattttgggttatgagtattatcctaaccgaacccgaatctaaatgAATATCTGATAGAACCCTaaacattcaaaaccctaaaaacatCTTGTATCAAATATGATCttaatttctaatatatattcaaaatatactaagatatattgaacatttaaaataattatctattacATGAAGATTGGTGGGTTATATTACATGAAGGTTGATGGTTGAAGGTGTCTATTGaagattgaaatttttttattttggttttgttttcacTTAACAATGTTTCTatcaatatatatgtttatctttcatttgattttgaatgatcacggTTGATGTTCATTTCTTATGTTTGAAtcgattttatttatgtttggtTACAAAATAGGTATAAATCAGATATTTTAAAACCGAAgaatcgattttacttatgttttgattacaaaataagTATAAATTATGTACTTTTAAACTGAAGAATCAATTGGGACCCGAACCCAAAAATACATTGGGTTAtactgttttttaaaaattcactAATTCCGATCCGAACTCGATAGAACCCGAACCAAACTTTCATATAACTCGAGTGAAGTTGATTTTAATAAACCGAAATCCCATTGAGACCTGAATGTCCATGTCTAATAGAAATCATAAAGCTAATAATACAGtaatacagatttttttttaatgtaaaagaCCCAAATTTAAgcgaaaaataaaaaataaaaaaatctggtTATGCAGTAAAGTTCCCAACACACGGAAAAGTAATTAACTGGtgtattttgtgatttttaattttgaaaattgaacagGTAAATTAAAACTCCGCCAATAATATTGCTCCGGCAAATCCCCAAATTGGAAAAATCAGGGCTTCACCCAAAGCCTGATCGCATCTCCAGGTTCGCGTAAAATTCGAGAAACGAGAACAATGAGCGACATGACCGGCAGCGATACGGCGCCGTCGAGCGAACCCAAAGGAGGATCCGACGCCGCCCGGATCTCGGAAGTGAAATCCTGGCTCACCTCACAATTCGAATCCTCCGGCAAACAAGTCCCCAGTTTCGACTACACTCACCGAACCGTAACGCATCTCCACAACCTCGCCACCGCTTCTCAGGCCAAGTCTCAGGCCGCAACCATCGTCGCCAACGATTTTCGCCAGAAGGCTTCCGAGTACCGTGCTCAAGGTACTACGGTAACTTCCCCGATTCGATTTGCTTCAATTTACGAATCTTATACTATGAGTGTGTTTTTGATGTTAGCGGCTAGGGTTAGAGAGATATTGGAGAGTGCGGGGATGGCGCAAGAGAGCTTACCTTCAAATGTGGTCTCTTCGGCTCAGGTTCTTGCTAACGTGGCCAATTTGCTCAACATTAGAGACACTGAACTCAGCAGgtttgcgtttttttttttttttcactctcTTATTATTATCTAATGGAACTTGGTGTGTGTAGCTTCCTTGTTGCAATGGGAGATATCTCTCTGAGGAAGACTGGAGTGGAGGAGAAGAGAGCTAAAGCGCAGAAAGACTCTAATGTGCTTCTTGATTATACTAGGAAAGCGATTCAAAGGCTTACGTATTTGAAGAAGTGAGAATTTGTGATAATAGATTTTGAATATGGCCTTCACTAGTGATCTTACTTTGTCTGTTTTTGAGCTTTTTTGCAGAATCCTTGCACAGTTGGAGGACGATGTAGTCCCTTGTGAATCTCAGATGGAGAATTGGAAAACGAATTTGGAAGTTATGGCAGCCAAGGAGGAACAGTACATACAGCAGTACAAGAAGTATGAGGTATATAAACgccttattcttcttcttttagtgTTTAAGTTCTCCTTAGGTGATTGGTAAGCTGAGAATCAGATACCTTTATGCAATTAGATGAGATATCTTCACAAACTATTAGCTAAGCTGAAACAAGAAGGATTAGTTCAGTGATGGTTAAACTATATTCTTCCTAGTGATTCAAGGAATGGTTTTCCAGGGATgaagttgtctttttttttttatgtttgttgtatCATATACATACATACTGATGAAGATTCAAATCGTGTAAGAAGTACAGTGATGATATTGGCTAGGAAAGTTCTGTTATAGTAGATTTTTTTACTTATGTATATTCTGGGGAGCAGATGTTGCTCAACCGTGTTGGCTACAGTCCTAAGATCAGCCACAGAGAGCTTGTGGAAATGGCTGAGCACAGGAAGGAACTGGAGAAGATGACAAAACCCGTGGTTGATACTCTAAGAAGTTACCAAGACTTGCCTCCGGTaatcttcttatttctttttcattgaTACATCTCTGCTTCTTCCAAATCTTGAGTAATCTTAGTTGATCTGCACCATCAGTctcctcttttttttattggtcGTTGCTAGTCTCGGTTCACAGTATATTGCTTGCTCATTTCTTTGAACAGGACAAAGCTCTGGCTGCATTAGCAATCGAAGACAAGAAGAGACAGTTTGCAGCCGCGGAAAAGTATTTAGAAGAAGTATTACAATCTGCTCTTGAGCCGAACGATAAGTGATCGGTGTAGAACTGTAAATGCCCAAATGCATATCTATGTGCTGTGTATTTGCTTTTTATGTCCAAATTGCCAAAGGGGGCATCGATATAAATATGAATACGATGTCTCCGACGACGGCTGTTACCCAAATTTTCTCTggatttttattcaaatatgtTGTTGATTATGTTATGAAACAGCAAATGTTTACTTTCACATGATCACATCCTcattattaatgattttaaatttctctTTTATCTATGAAGAGAGACTCTTTGTAATCTCCCTTGGTATAATCTTTCAATATTATAACTGATTCAACGACCTCCTTTTTTCATGAAGCCCTTTCTTTTACAACACACCACATCTCGTAACCAAACAGTTCTTCCACCATTGGCTGCACGGAACTCTACAGAGCATATGTCTGCGCGCCAACCATCCAAATGAATGGcggctaaaaaaaaaaactaatgctGGCTCAGTCATGACCACGTGGAGGAAGGCATATGGTCCAAATGATTTTGGTAGATTGTATATACCCGCtacataatttgtttttgtatgttttgaGTATATTCCATTCCCTTTTATTATCCCTTGATAagataactgttttttttttttgaacacatgaTAAGATAACTGTTTAGGAAAAGAAAACCATTGATAAGTTACCTCATGCGTTAGCATATAATTGAAGATCTGAATTCAAAATCCAATCAAGACTGATTATCCTTCAGATTTGTACCGACATCAGTATGTATAACGAAGATATCaatatgtattaaaaaaaaatccaatgaCATACGGAAGTAAATAAAAGGAATAGTGTCTCCACAACCACACCAATTTACATTCCCGCTAGTCTCAAATCCAAACCAAGCCAGAAAGTCGATAGACAATATGTTATTTATGAATcgaaaaacataaaagataatACGACAGAGGATATACAAGAGATTGTATCCAAGCAATTCATTTTAATGCCCATTACGCAACAAATGATCTTGTGTCGCCAAACACTCTCTTGCAATTAAAAAGCAGCTCCGAGCAGGTACTCCAATCAGAAGATGCATAAATCACAGAGACAACAACAGCAGAGAACAGCAAGACTGCAAAATCATAACATTTGTTCACAATCTCAATCAATTTTAGTCCGAGAAAAATAGAGTAACCAATAACTTTTGCAATTATGTATAATTTCAACTACTAGTTATATTCTCAATACCAGTAATATACAAATCCAATTGCTTTAACTATGCAATTTAGTAACTTAGTAAGTAACCCGTAGAAGTTCAATGTTTGATGCAATCATGTTCATCCTAAAGAATGCAATATCAATTATCAACAAAGAGAGTGTGTGTGAGAGATAGAGaatattaaagtttatataataaCCATAGAAGTTCAAGACTTTATGCACATAATCTCCCGTTGACTCGCAGTTAGtatttagaaattataatttagaAATAAGATTTCGTACGAAAGTCGGTTTCAACCCATGGCACAAGTAAACCAACCCCATTGTCACTAACACTTTTGTATCAAAAGTCAGTCAACGTAATACGAAACTCACAACAAAAGTATTAGTAACGCAAGTTTGATTAGGTCGAGTACTTTGACTTACCATCCGTCAAGACACCCAGGCTTGCTCTGTTGTTGCTGCTGATGCTGCTGTTGATATTGCGGTGCATAAGGAGGAGATTGGTGAGGATAACCCTGCGGTGGTGGATAGCCCTGCTGTGGGTAGCCTTGAGGCGGATATCCCTGAGGAGGATATCCTTGCGGTGGATACCCCTCAGGCGGATAACCTGAAGATCAAAGTAGTTTAGTTAAAGATACCAAAAATTCGGCACGGAGATGTCAAGAAATTGGGAGGAAACCTTGAGGAGGAGGAACACCAACGGGATGTTGATTGTATTGACTCATTGTTGTTTCTGATCTCCTGTGAAACGTGTAGCTAGAGAGACGACGAAAGGAGATGACTAACATGCAAATCCTAGGTCCAGAGACCTAGAGAAGTTATAGGAGCCATAGAGACGtgtagaaaaagaaaaggagaaggAAAAGTCATTGAgaatgttttaagttttaagtaATGGATGCGACGAAGattaccaaataaaaaaaagaatacgaCGAAACCATCACCATTTAAAAGCTGatatttctgtttatttttaattatatataattttgtaaaaaattcaTAGTATTTTCATTGGTTTGTATTCTGCTGACTAGTATTATTCTATATGAAGATGTTGACATAAAAGATGATTTTGCATCGCAGGACAGGCAGTGCTTGATAGTCATCTCCACTAATCAGATCAAGTTGCAGCTCGAGATAACACAGTTATTGTATGTTGCTAGTGTCTTAAGACCCCACTTATACATACGcatttttatctaattttttgtttggtgtttTTTCGTTTGGGAATCTAAAATATGTATGAATATTCCATAAATATCTCA
This genomic stretch from Raphanus sativus cultivar WK10039 chromosome 3, ASM80110v3, whole genome shotgun sequence harbors:
- the LOC130494471 gene encoding cysteine-rich and transmembrane domain-containing protein WIH2-like, yielding MLVISFRRLSSYTFHRRSETTMSQYNQHPVGVPPPQGYPPEGYPPQGYPPQGYPPQGYPQQGYPPPQGYPHQSPPYAPQYQQQHQQQQQSKPGCLDGCLAVLCCCCLCDLCIF
- the LOC130509638 gene encoding uncharacterized protein LOC130509638 codes for the protein MGSSLCCSSHPDTYESTTGDRSLPTGDDKFLSDASTFSLKEQEHQLKAARLEEQRLGREAEKVNTWVKHESARFDYLPGFHS
- the LOC108833560 gene encoding AUGMIN subunit 1 — its product is MSDMTGSDTAPSSEPKGGSDAARISEVKSWLTSQFESSGKQVPSFDYTHRTVTHLHNLATASQAKSQAATIVANDFRQKASEYRAQAARVREILESAGMAQESLPSNVVSSAQVLANVANLLNIRDTELSSFLVAMGDISLRKTGVEEKRAKAQKDSNVLLDYTRKAIQRLTYLKKILAQLEDDVVPCESQMENWKTNLEVMAAKEEQYIQQYKKYEMLLNRVGYSPKISHRELVEMAEHRKELEKMTKPVVDTLRSYQDLPPDKALAALAIEDKKRQFAAAEKYLEEVLQSALEPNDK